The segment GAAGACAAGGCCATGCGGCGGGCGTAGGCATCATCGGCGCTTTCATCTGGTGGCGGCGCTTCTGGTGGTGATTCAGGGGGTGGTGGTACGAAGGAGTATGAAGGGGGAGGTGCGAATTGGTCTGAACTTGAGTTAGCAATGGACATACAAAATGACGGTCACGGAGAGAAGAGCAAAACTTACTTGACGGCACTGGTCTCGaatcgtcgtcctcatcgtctgATATATCGCTTTCATCCGCTTTTTTCCTGTGACGATAGAGCAGTGCTTTCCACTCTCTCACTTCGTCTATCTTTTCATCACTTTTCAAGTActcgtcaatgttggttgGTCTAGCCGGATCATATATCTCATCCCAGTCTGTTTCGGCTTGGATCtgctgcagcttcttcttcttcttccgacCGCCACGCTGGCGCTTCTCACCAACGCCATAACGCCATTCATCTTCCTCCGTTGCGGCCCAGTCAGCAAGAGTACTCTTAGCGGGCTGCCCAGCAGTTGCGGCCGTTGAGGCCATCGGGGCATGGGGTGCTGATTGAGCTGCATTTGTGCTTAGATCCGCAGTGCCTACTGAGTTTGAAGCTGGTATTGGCTTTGGAAATGTGGTGCcttttgccttggctgcctgtTTAACGGGGAGACGACGGATGGGCTGAAACCGCAGAGCTGGATCCAGAGACTTCTTGGCTTCGGCAGCCGATTCAGCTTGACCGTATAAGACTGGAGCGGAGGATATTGTGGCCTGGGGAGCCGGATCATTGGGATCCAAGAGGTTGTCATAGAGCGAGAATGGCGTCTTCgatggcggaggaggaggtggtgcAGCCATCGCGACTTTCCGGCGCCAATAAGCGCGGTTGCAGGTGATGAATATCCAAGTTGGCCTTTCAGCGATATTACGAATCAAGGCTGTGCGCCGTCATTGGAAACGCGAAGAGCTGGATTCTACAAAGGGATCTTCGATGCTCGTTTTGGGCGAAGTGAAAACCTGCAGGCGAATATTGAATCTTGAATATCACTTTCAGCCTTTGAGTCCTTCAACTTGGGTGTTGTGGCCCAGACGTCCAGTGCCAGCCGGATAAACGGCGGGTCGGGGTTGCACACGGTGACACAGAGACACAGCGCAGTGTTGCCAAGCGACCTGGGCATCAGTGTGCGAAGGTGCAGGTTTTGTAGCGGACCGGGATGTGGGCCAATAAGAAGCCAATAATTAAAAgatacttatttatattaataaataatacaaGAATATAAGTACcagtaaatatatataaaaatacaCTACTCTACTGTAATTAGATTTGGCAATAAAGGTATTAATAAGTATAGCGCGAAAGTGGGTCCGCTACATAGCCTGCACCTTCGCACACTCAATGGCATCAGAGGAACTGGCACGGGGACATCTTGAGCTTCTGTGCCCCGCCAAACCCCGCCAAAATTTCTACCGTCGTTGCGCTTGCCCCAAGCTGCTGGGTAGGGAAAAAATTTATTAGAGGATTGAGTTGACTCTCCTCTCTTTAGCTAACAGCATTGAATGACAGTGCCTTTTGTGTCAGCCTAGCCCCGTTTTGGGCAGGCACCACCTACCCCCAAACATTGCCTTCTTAcatacaacattgaactttcACCTTCTCGCCACTAGAGGACGCAGCAATTTCTAGAGTTGCCTATTTCACCACCAGCCCTCCCAGGCAGTTCTGACTTACGCCTTTGTTCTTTAGTTACCAATATATCGACTATCACCACACCCGACGGAGCGAGCGATT is part of the Metarhizium brunneum chromosome 4, complete sequence genome and harbors:
- the DRT111 gene encoding DNA-damage-repair/toleration protein DRT111, translated to MAAPPPPPPSKTPFSLYDNLLDPNDPAPQATISSAPVLYGQAESAAEAKKSLDPALRFQPIRRLPVKQAAKAKGTTFPKPIPASNSVGTADLSTNAAQSAPHAPMASTAATAGQPAKSTLADWAATEEDEWRYGVGEKRQRGGRKKKKKLQQIQAETDWDEIYDPARPTNIDEYLKSDEKIDEVREWKALLYRHRKKADESDISDDEDDDSRPVPSNQFAPPPSYSFVPPPPESPPEAPPPDESADDAYARRMALSSNNQPPPPPSPPTQTDVLPPPPPPADSATISRAPVHYTQPTDSREEGDAYSPPPTLGGNDEDEIGEPEAQQRSNRPGQADFAHRLMSKYGWTQGTGLGANETGIINPLRAQVEKRRKKADADGGGWAEPGGKGRIIGSKSKESAGKFGAMSDVIVLQNMLENMPDLQAEIADGLGQEIGEECGEKYGRVERLYIDQPTRQVFIKFTDQVSALRAVNELDGRVFNGNTIIPKFYDSEAFEKSIYNVR